Genomic segment of Motacilla alba alba isolate MOTALB_02 unplaced genomic scaffold, Motacilla_alba_V1.0_pri HiC_scaffold_34, whole genome shotgun sequence:
CCTCCCGGATCcccaggaaaaccccaaaaaaaaccccgaaacaaccccaaagaaaccccaaaaacctccccGGGATCCCCCAAACCGCTCCCGCCGCCGGCGCCACCTCCGCCTGCGCCGCCATCTTGCTGACGCACGGCGTGCGCGTGACGTCACTTCCGCCTCCTTCTTCCCCCCGGCAGAGCCCCGCGGAGCCGCAGCCATGGTGAGCTCCCGGGCGGGATCCGCCGCCATCGGCGCGCCGGgagggcggcgggcggcgggaaGGGCGcggggcggtggcggcggcaccgagggaggcggcggggcgggaagggggcggcggcgcgcggTGATGGCGGCGGGAGGGGCGCGAATGTCCCGACACCCACCGCCTCAGGTGTCATGGCGGCCTTCGCTCCCCTCACGGCGGGCTCGGCCCGGAGCcgccccaaaatgtccccaaagtTTCCCGAAAATTCCCCAAGCTTGCACAGAATTGTCACAAACCACCCTAAAACTGTCCCCAAGGTGCCCTTAATCccttcctgctgtccccaacCCCCCAAAACTGTCCCCAGGGTGTCGCCAACCCTCCTACAAGCGTTCCAAATCCCCCTGCAGATTTTTCTGCCCCTCCTCCCCTTAAAGTATCCCGGAGCGCcgatgtccccaggtgtccccaatgtcccctcagtccctgatgtccccagtgtcccctcagtccccgcaatgtccccactgtccccgtgctgtccccaatgtccccggtGATGTCCCGCTGTCCCTGCAGTCGCTGGTGATCCCGAATGTCCCCACTGATGTCCCCGTGCTGTCCCTGGTGatccccaatgtcccctcaTTCGCCAACATCCCCTCAGTTCCTgctgtccccgatgtcccctcgctgtcccctcaGTCGCTGGTGATCTCCGAGAAGTCCCAGCTGTCCCCCGTGTCCTgtcagtgtccccaatgtcccctcagtgtcccctcactgtcccctgtgtccccacagtCCCTGGTGATCCCCGAGAAGTtccagctgtccccagtgtcctgtcagtgtccccagtgtcccctcactgtcccctcAGTCGCTGGTGATCCCCAAGaagtcccagctgtccccagtgtccccaatgtcccctgtgtccccgcAGTCCCTGGTGATCCCCGAGaagtcccagctgtccccagtgtccccaatgtcccctcactgtccccagtgtccccaatgtcccctgtgtccccgcAGTCGCTGGTGATCCCCGAGAAGTtccagctgtccccagtgtcctgtcagtgtcccctcactgtccccaatgtcccctcagTCGCTGGTGATCCCCAAGaagtcccagctgtccccagtgtccccagtgtcctgtcagtgtccccaatgtcccctgtgtccccaatGTCCTGTCAGTGTCCCCAGCgtcccctcactgtccccagtgtcccctcactgtccctgtgtcccctcagtcCCTGGTGATCCCCGAGaagtcccagctgtccccagtgtcctgtcggtgtccccagtgtcccctcactgtcccctgtgtccccacagtCCCTGGTGATCCCCGAGaagtcccagctgtccccaatgtccccagtgtcctgtcagtgtccccaatgtcccctcactgtccccGCAGTCCCTGGTGATCCCCGAGaagtcccagctgtccccagtgtccccaatgtcccctcactgtccccagtgtccccaatgtcccctgtgtccccgcAGTCGCTGGTGATCCCCGAGAAGTtccagctgtccccagtgtccccagtgtcctgtcagtgtcccctcactgtccccaatgtcccctcagTCGCTGGTGATCCCCAAGaagtcccagctgtccccagtgtccccagtgtcctgtcagtgtccccaatgtcctgTCAGTGTCCCCAGCgtcccctcactgtccccagtgtcccctcactgtccctgtgtcccctcagtcCCTGGTGATCCCCGAGaagtcccagctgtccccagtgtcctgtcggtgtccccagtgtcccctcactgtcccctgtgtccccacagtCCCTGGTGATGCCCGAGAAGTtccagctgtccccagtgtcccctcactgtcccctgtgtccccacagtCCCTGGTGATGCCCGAGaagtcccagctgtccccagtgtcccctcagtgtcccctgtgtccccgcAGTCGGTGGTGATCCCCGAGAAgttcccaatgtccccagtgtcccctcagtgtcccctgtgtccccgcAGTCGCTGGTGATCCCCGAGAAGTTCCAGCACATCCTGCGCGTGCTGAACACCAACATCGACGGGCGCCGCAAGATCGCCTTCGCCATCACCGCCATCAAGGTGACACCGCGGGGACACCgacaggggacacctggggacacctggggacactgctggggctggggacactgccgggggtggggacactgctgggggtggggacactgccaggggatggggacactgcagggacactgctgggggtggggacactgccggggacatcaggggacactgctgggggtggggacactgccagggacactgccaggggatggggacactgcagggacactgctgggggaaaggggacactgctgggggtggggacactgcagggacactgccagggacaccgccaggggacacctggggacactgccaggggggtggggacactgcagggacactgctgggggtggggacaccacggggacactgctgggggtggggacactgctggggacaccgccaggggacacctggggacactgccgggggtggggacagtgccagggacaccagggacactgccggggacaccaggggacactgctgggggtggggacactgctggggctggggacactgccggggacactgctgggggtggggacagtgccagggacaccagggacactgccggggacaccaggggacactgctgggggtggggacactgccagggacacccagggacactgctgggggtggggacactgccaggggagtggggacactgctgggggtggggacactgctggggacactgccggggacaccaggggacactgctggggacacccagggacagtGTTGGgggtggggacactgccagggacaccacagggacactgctggggacactgctgggggtggggacagtgccagggacaccagggacactgccggggacaccaggggacactgctgggggtggggacactgccagggacacccagggacactgctgggggtggggacactgccaggggggtggggacactgctgggacactgttgggggtggggacactgcagggacactgccagggggtggggacactgcagggacagtgcCAGGGGGGTGGGGACACTGCCTGGGGGGTGAGGGTGccttggggacactgccaggatgggtggggacactgtggggacactgccaggggggatggggacactgcCGGGACaccacagggacactgctgggggtGGGGACATCTCCAGGGCaacagggacactgcagggacactgctggggcgGGGTGGggacatggcagggacacttggggacactgctgggggggtggggacactgcaaggacatttccagggaggctggggacagtgaggggaccttggggacacctcGGGGACACCGCCgggggggttggggacaccTGGAGGGGATCGGGGCACTTTGGGGACAGtctgagggggtttggggacacttTGAGGTGTTTTGGGAGCGCTTCAAAGGGTCTGGGGACGCCGTGGTGGCCTCGGGGAGCTGCCACCGCGTTGTCACCAAGCTGTGACCCCGTTGTCAccgcgctgtccccgcagggCGTGGGGCGGCGCTACGCGCACGTGGTGCTGCGCAAGGCCGACATCGACCTGACCAAGCGCGCCGGGGAGCTCACCGAGGAcgaggtggcacctggggacaccttggggacaccttggggacaccttggggacaattccagggggtttggggacaaTCCCAGGGGGGTtgggggtgggtttggggcagtttggggacAATCCCAGGGGGTTTGGGGCTGACACCGACCTGACCAAGCGCGCCGGGGAGCTCACCGAGGAcgaggtggcacctggggacaccttggggacaattccagggggtttggggacaaTCCCAGGGGGGTtgggggtgggtttggggcagtttggggacAATCCCAGGGGGTTTGGGGCTGACACCGACCTGACCAGGCACACCAGGAGCTCACCGAGGAcgaggtggcacctggggacaccttggggacaattccggggggtttggggacaatCCCAGGGGGGTtgggggtgggtttggggcagtttggggacAATcccagggggtttggggtgacGCCGACCTGACCAAGCACACCAGGAGCTCACCGAGGAcgaggtggcacctggggacaccttggggacaccttggggacaattccagggggtttggggacaaTCCCAGGGGGGTtgggggtgggtttggggcagtttggggacAATcccagggggtttggggtgacGCCGACCTGACCAAGCGCGCCGGGGAGCTCACCGAGGAcgaggtggcacctggggacaccttggggacaattccagggggtttggggacaaTCCCAGGGGGGTtgggggtgggtttggggcagtttggggacAATCCCAGGGGGTTTGGGGCTGACACCCACCTGACCAAGCGCGTCAGGAGCTCACCGAGGAcgaggtggcacctggggacaccttggggacacctgggggcatcttggggacatcctggggacaccttggggacaattttgggtggtttggggtggtctgaggggattttgggggggtttggggacagtTTGGGGACAATCCCAGGGGGTTTGGAGCCAACATCGACCTGACCAAGCGCATCAGGAGCTCACCGAGGAcgaggtggcacctggggacaccttggggacaccttggggacaattccagggggtttggggacaaTCCTAGGGGGGTTGGGGGTGGGTTTGAGGCAGTTTGGGGACAATTCCAGGGGGTTTGGGGCTGACACCGACCTGACCAGGCACGTCAGGAGCTCACTGAGGAtgaggtggcacctggggacaccttggggacaccttggggacaattccagggggtttggggacaaTTCCAGGGGGGTtgggggtgggtttggggcagtttggggacaattctggggggtttggggctgaCACCGACCTGACCAGGCACGTCAGGAGCTCACTGAGGAtgaggtggcacctggggacatcttggggacaccttggggacaattgtggggggtttggggtggtctgagggggttttggggcagtttggggacAATTCCAAGGGGTTTGGGGATGGTTTGGGGACAATTCCAGGGCGATTTGGGGCTGACACCGACCTGACCAAGCGCGGCAGGAGCtcaggtggcacctggggacatcttggggacactttggggacaattccagggggtttggggtgggtttggggcagtttggggacAATTCTAGGGggtttgggatggtttggggaCAATTCCAGGGGGTTTGGGGCTGACACCGACCTGACCAGGCACGTCAGGAGCTCACTGAGGAtgaggtggcacctggggacaccttggggacaccttggggacaatTCCAGAAcaattttggggtggtttggggggattttggggcattttttgtgctatttcagctatttttgctgcagttcaggtgcagtttttggggtttttgctccaattttggggttttttgtcccCCTGGCattggggacactttggggacatctttggtggccttggggacactttTAGGGcattttgggttggtttttggggatttttagggagtttttggggcatttttgtgctatttcagccatttttgctgcagttcaggcgcagtttttgggtttttgccccaattttggggtttcttgtCCCcgaggggttggggacaccttggggacaccctggggacaatTCCACAAcgattttggggatttttagggagtttttggggcatttttgtgccatttttgctgcagttcaggtgcagtttttggggtttttgcccCAATTTTGGGTTTCTTGTCCCCATGAGGTTGGGGACACTTGGGGTCCAGGcgtgtcccggtgtccccgaggggttggggacactttggggacaccctggggacaatTCCAGAAcaattttggggtggtttggggagattttggggcattttttgtgctatttcagctatttttgctgcagttcaggcgcagtttttggggtttttgcccCGATTTTGGGTTTCCTGTCCCCATGAGGTTGGGGACACTTAGGGGCCGGGcgtgtcccggtgtccccgaggggttggggacactttggggcGGCTGTGACCGTggtgtccccttgtccccaggtGGAGAGGGTGATCACCATCATGCAGAACCCGCGGCAGTACAAGATCCCGGACTGGTTCCTCAACAGGCAGAAGGACGTCAAGGATGGCAAATACTCCCAGGTGCgaccccagctgtgtccccaagtgtccccaagtgtcccctcACCTGCCACAGCTGGCCCCAGCCGCCCACAACCCctttttccctgattttcccctatttttccctggtttttcccaatttccccctcatttttcctcatttttcctcattttcccccatttccctcattaattttcccccatttttccccatttcccccccgttttcccccatttttctccatttccctcatttcccccccattttcccccatctcccccattttctccccaattttccccatttcttccccatttttcctaatatttttccccattttcccccccttccccccatttttcccaattttcccaatttccccccgttttttcccaatttccccccgTTTTTCGTCATTACCCctaatatttttcccatttccctccatttttcccaatttcctcccatttctccccatttttcccccttttttccccattttcccccatttccctcATTAATTTTCCCCCGTTTTTCCCAATTTCCCgcatttcccccccttttttcccaatttcccgcattttccccccatttcccccgtTTTTCCCgatttctcccatttttccccattctcccccaattttcccccattttcccccattttccctaATATTTTTCGCCAATTTTCCCCCccgtttttccccatttcccccatttttccccgttttcccccatttcccccatttccccctatttttccccattttcccccatttttctccatttttctcaATTTCCTCCCAATTTCCCCcgtttccccccattttccccttttttttcccaattttccccatttcccccatttttccccgtTACCCctaatatttttcccatttttccccaattttccccatttcacccccgttttcccccttttgttcccctttttccccattttccccccatttttcccccatttcccccaattttccccatttttccccccatttttcctaatttcccccgtttttcccaatttcccccatttttccccatttcccccattttccccccctttttcctgttttccccccatttttccccatttccctcatttctccccaattttcccccattttcccccatttttccccattcccccaatttttcccccaatttccccccctTCTTTCCCCATTCCgcccccttttttccccattctccccctatttttccccattttccctaatatttttcccatttcccccatttttcccccatttttccccgttttctccccatttttccccaatctccccccctttttcccccattttcccccattttttcccgtttttcccatttccccccgtttttccccatttttcccccatttcccccgtttatccccatttccccccattcttccccatttttccctaatatttttccccattttcccccatttttccacatttttccccattttcccccatttttctccatttttctccatttcctccccatttcccccatttcccccttttttcctaatatttccccccatttccccccgtttcccccatttttcccccgtttttccccattttccctaatattttttcccatttccccccgtttttcccctattttccccccgttttccccatttttccccccatttttccccatttttcccccattttccccgtTTTTCCCGTTTCCCCCCGTTTTTCCCCCGTTTCCGGGCAGGTCCTGGCCAACGGGCTGGACAACAAACTGCGCGAGGACCTGGAGCGCCTCAAGAAGATCCGCGCGCACCGCGGCCTGCGCCACTTCTGGGGGTAAAACACCCGCGTTCgggaaaccccaaaaccccaaaatcccccaaaacgccccaaaatgccccaaaatcccgGGGTTTTGGGGTAAAAGCTGAGTTTTTGCcgtttttccctttccctgcaggctgAGGGTGCGCGGGCAGCACACCAAGACCaccgggcggcgcggccgcaCCGTCGGCGTCTCCAAGAAAAAATGAGGGGATTTCTgggaattcccggaattcctggaattctgggggttttgggaataaaaatggaGGTTTTTGGAGAGAATGAgtggaggttttttgggggaaatggggaaaaatgaggggaaaatggggaaaaatgaggaggaaaatgggaaaaatgtgggggaaacagggaaaaaatgaggggaaaaggggattttggggaattcctggaattctggggggtctgggaataaaaatggagatttttggAGAGAATGAGTGGaggtttttggggggaaatggggaatgaGGGGGGGAAATGAGGGGAAAGtgggaaaatgtgggaaaaataagggggggaaatgggaaaaaattaaggaaaaactggggaaaaattaaggaaaaactgggaaaaaaagaatggaaaatgaggggggaaagagggggaaaaacagggaaaaaagaggggaaactggagaaaaaagaggcagaaatcaggaaaaaatgtgggaatttgggggattcCTGGAATTCCGGGGGttctgggaataaaaatggagatttttggAGAGAATGAGAGGAGGTTtaatgggggaaaagggggaaaatgaggggaaaaggagggaaaaatgagggggaaatggggaaaaatgtgggggaaacagggaaaaaatgaggggaaaaggggattttgggggattcctggaattctggggtttctgggaataaaaatggagatttttggAGAGAATGAGtggaggatttttgggggaaatggggaatgaggggggaaaatgagggggaaaatgggaaaaaatgaggggaaatgggaaaaaatgaagaaaatgggaaaaaatgaagggaaatggggaaaacacgaggaggaaaatgggaaaaatgaggggaaactggggaaaaaaggggggaaagtaCGTGgaaaaatgagggggaaaatgggaaaaaaatgggagggaaaaagagaggaaaaccaggggaaaaagagagaaaaaattggggaaaatgaaggaaaaagagagggagaaaatgagggggaaaccaggaaaaaatgagggggaaaagtggggaaaaaatgggggaaatgagggggaaacagggaaaaaatgaggggaaaattgggaaaaaagaatggaaaaccagggggaaaagaagggaaaaaatgggggaaagggggggggaaaagagggaaactggagaaaatgagtgggaaaaaatggggggaaaatgagggggaaaggggaaaaaaatgaggaggaaactgggaaaaaatgaggggaaaatgggaaaaaatataaggaaaaagtgggaaaaaagatTGGAAAAccagggggaaaagaaggaaaaaactggggggaaagggggcaaaaatgagggggaaaaggagggaaaaaagtgggaaaatggagaaaatgagtgggaaaaatggggggaaattgaggggaaaaggggattttggggaattcctggaattctgggggttctgggaataaaaatggagatttttggAGAGAATGAGAGGAGGTTtaatgggggaaatggggaaaaatgagggggaaaggacaaaaaatgagggaaaataagaaaaaatgagaggaaaatggggaaaaaatgaaggaaaaagtggggaaaaagaatgggaaaaccagggggaaaagaaggaaaaaattggggaaaaagggggcaaaaatgagggggaaaaggagggaaaaatgggggggaaaaggagggaagatggagaaaatgagggggaaaaattaaggaaaaactgggaataaaataaagaaaaactgggaaaaaattagggaaaatgtgggaaaaaagaTTGGAAAaccagggggaaaaagaagggaaaattggggggaaagggggcaaaaatgagggggaaaatgggggggaaatggagaaaatgaggggaaaatggggaaaaaaatgaggggaaaagtgggaaaaaaagaatggaaaaccagggagaaaagaagaaaaaaattggggggaaagggggaaaaaaggagggggaaaacaggaaaaaatggggggaaaggagggaaaatggagaaaatgagggagaaatcaggaaaaaatgagggggggaaatggggaaaaattaaggaaaaactggggaaaaattaaagaaaaactgggggaaaattagggaaaaagtgggaaaaagattggaaaaccaggaggaaaagaaggaaaaacattgggggaaagggggcaaaaatgaggggaaaaaaggggagaaaagggagggaaaatggagaaaatgagggggaaatgggggaaaaaattaaggaaaaactgggggaaaattaggggaaaagtggggaaaaaatgaggaaaaagagggaaaaaagattGGAAAAccagggggaaaagaagggaaaaattgggggaaagggggcaaaaatgagggggaaaacaggaaaaaatggggggaaaaggaggggaaaatggagaaaaaagaggggggaaatggggaaaaaagaggggaaaatgggaaaaaattaaggaaaaactgggaaaaatgaggggaaatgaggggggaaatggaaaaagtGGGGGGGAAATATggaaaaaactgggaaaaatgagagaaaacctggggaaaaatttgaagaaaagtgggggaaaatgagggggaaactgggaaaacaaaacaaaacaaaagaaaccccaaaaaacaggaaaattaaggaaaaactggggaaaaaaaaggggaaatgaggggggaaaggagaaaaacagggggaaaaagagggaaaattcaggaaaatatgaggggaaaaatgaggggggggaagggaaaaactgggggggaaaagagggaaaaacaagggaaaaatgagaggaaaaaagggaaaaccaggaaaaatatGGGAAGATTGGGggaattttgtgggttttggggcCAGACACAAAATTCCATGAATGAAAGTGAAGTTTTTTTGGGATTAAAAATGGGGGTTTTGGGAATTCAAGAGGCGTTTTTGGGAACGGgaagggggtttgggggtgggaGTGGCTTTGTAGGGAGTTAAcctgaattttgggggaaatgaaagcagaagtttggggaataaacaaaaatttcaagaaaaaaataaaaaaagaaatccgCGTGGAACTCTGGGGactaaaaccagatttttctggggggaaaaaagcgGATTTGGGGGGAATAAATGTGGATATTTTGGGGCTAAAAGTTCATTTCAGAGtaaaaatgaggattttgggaaggggaaTCGCgtcttggggggaaaaaaggggggaatttgggggttccTGGAagaaatttggggggaaatgggggaattTGGGTGGAATTGTtggaatttgggggaatttgcGCGGACTTTGGGACGCCCAAAAATTTGGGAAAACGGACCCGGAAGTGCCGTACGGAGATTTGCCCTCAACAAAGATGGCGGAGGACGCGTCGGCGCTACCCGCCCTCACGCAAGATGGCGGCGCCCTCGACAAAGATGGCGCCGCCCATAACAAAGATGGCGGCCGCATTTAAGTCAAGGAGCGTCTTGCCCTGCACCAAGATGGCGCTTCCGCCCTCACTCCTTTCCCGCGCCGCTTCGCTCTGATTGGCCACGCTTTGCCCGCGCTTCAATTCGATTGGCTCCGCGCCGGGAAGTGGGCGTGGCATCTCCGCATGGTGGCGATGGCGGGCGGCGTGTCCGGGGTGCGTGAGGGGAAGAAATGAAATCCCCCAAATTTGGGGGTCCcggtggggtttttgggggtcccggtggggtttttggggtgtcccggCCTCATTGCTGCTTCTCCCGCAGAGGACGGACCCGTTCCCCGGGCCGGCGCCGGTGCCGCGGGCCAGAGTGAAGCGGTTCCTGCGGGGCAGCGAGGAGAAAGCGGTAAAAGCGGGGAGAGGGGGAGTCGTGAGGGGtcctgaggggattttggggggatatGAGGAGAACTGGGGGGTCgtgaggggatttggggagtcCTGAGGGGATTTGGAGGGAGATGAGGGGGATTTTGTGGGAAATAgggtggatttggggggttCTGAGGGGACTTGCGGGACcctgaggggatttgggggtcctGAGGGGGTTTGAGGGGTTCGGAGGGGATTTTGTGGGAaatgaggggatttgggggggtccTGAGGAAATTAAAGGGGTCCCTGAAGGGGTATGGGGCATCCTGAGGAGATTTGGGGGATCCTGAGGGGGTTTGTAGGGAAatgaggggatttttgggaaataGGGGGGACTTGGGGGGTTCTGAGGGGATCTGGGGGAACCTGAGTGGATTTTTTGGAGAAATTAGGGGAATTTGTGAGGGGCTCTGAGGGAATTTAGGGGTTTCTGAGGGGATTTTATGGGAAATAGGGGGGATTTATGGGGATCCTGAGGGGATCTGGGGAATCCTGAGGCGATTTGGGGGGATTTAGGGGGttctgaggggatttgggggatccTGAGGGGTATATGAGGGGATTTTGTGGGAAATAGGGGGGATTTA
This window contains:
- the RPS18 gene encoding 40S ribosomal protein S18 yields the protein MSLVIPEKFQHILRVLNTNIDGRRKIAFAITAIKGVGRRYAHVVLRKADIDLTKRAGELTEDEVERVITIMQNPRQYKIPDWFLNRQKDVKDGKYSQVLANGLDNKLREDLERLKKIRAHRGLRHFWGLRVRGQHTKTTGRRGRTVGVSKKK